From the genome of Thermodesulfovibrionales bacterium:
TATCCTCTACCTTAATGCCTCTTTTTCTTAAACCATCTATCTCATTAAGAAGGGCATCGGGTGCAATAACGACTCCATTTCCAATGATGCACAACTTGTCCTTATGAAGGATTCCAGAAGGTATCAGGTGAAGGATGAATTTTTCATTATTTATAACAACTGTATGGCCCGCATTGTGACCACCCTGGTATCTGACTATAAGCTCAGCCTCTTCAGAAAGGACATCAACTATCTTTCCTTTTCCCTCATCACCCCACTGCGTACCAACCACCACAACAACAGACATTGCATTTAACCTCAGAATTCAGTATTTGCTCAGGGCAGTCTGAGCAATTTTACGGAGATTATATTTGGTAGTCTCTTAATCTCATCAAGGATGGCATCAGAGACCTCTGAATCAATATTTACAACTGATATGGCAAGACCTCCCGCAGTCTCTCTTCCAAAATGCATTCTTCCAATATTGATATTATTCCTTCCGAGAACCGTACCTATGTTGCCGATAACACCTGGCCTGTCGTAATTGTACATCAGAAGCATTATTCCTTCTGGCACTATCTCTACAGGGAAGCGGTCAATATGAACTATCCTTGGAGATTTCCTGCTGAATAGAGTGCCCGAAATAAGGAGCTCTTTCTGGGGAGATTTCACCCTGAGGGATAGAAGGGTACTGTAATCACCTGCCTCTTTTGCCTTTGTCTCTTTTACATCAATACCCCTTTCTTTTGCAATTATAGGTGCATTAACAAAATTAACCGTCTCCTGAAGAAGAGGTGTTAGAAGACCCTTTATGGCAGCAATTGTAACAGGTGCTGTATTTATAGCTGCAGCCTCACCCCTGTATTCCACAGTAACCTCTGTTATTCCGCCCTCAAATAGATGGGATGCAAAGAGCCCTATCCTTTCAGCAAGATCTATATAGGGCTGTAGTATGGGCACCTGATCAGGAGGTATAGATGGAAAGTTAACTGCATGTCTTATTACGCCATGAACAAGATAATCGACTACCTGCTCAGCTATTGCAATTGCTACATTCTCCTGTGCCTCAATTGTTGCAGCTCCAAGATGGGGTGTACAGACAACATTTGGATGTTTTACAAGGGGATGG
Proteins encoded in this window:
- the serA gene encoding phosphoglycerate dehydrogenase, which encodes MKVLISDDLSKQGIEILKNAGLEVDVRSGMKPEELKAVIKEYDGLIIRSATKVTADIIEAATKLKVIGRAGSGLDNVDKTAATKKGIVVMNTPGGNTITTAEHTIALLFAVARQIPQADSSMKAGKWEKKKFMGVELYKKTIGVIGIGNIGSQVARRCLCLGMNVIAYDPFLSDEKAAELGVKKVDLSELFRNSDFITIHTPLTSETKNLINKNTIAMMKDGVRIINCARGGIVNEKDLLEALETGKVAGAALDVFEEEPTPPDHPLVKHPNVVCTPHLGAATIEAQENVAIAIAEQVVDYLVHGVIRHAVNFPSIPPDQVPILQPYIDLAERIGLFASHLFEGGITEVTVEYRGEAAAINTAPVTIAAIKGLLTPLLQETVNFVNAPIIAKERGIDVKETKAKEAGDYSTLLSLRVKSPQKELLISGTLFSRKSPRIVHIDRFPVEIVPEGIMLLMYNYDRPGVIGNIGTVLGRNNINIGRMHFGRETAGGLAISVVNIDSEVSDAILDEIKRLPNIISVKLLRLP